One segment of Enterobacter ludwigii DNA contains the following:
- the dsdA gene encoding D-serine ammonia-lyase, which produces MENATISTLTAQFPLIEDLIALKETTWLNPRTTSLVEGLPYVGLSKADVDDAHARLNRFAPYLAKAFPETAATQGIIESELVAIPAMQKRLENESGVAIPGTLLLKKDSHLPISGSIKARGGIYEVLTHAEKLALEAGLLSVEDDYSILLEPRFKTFFSQYSIAVGSTGNLGMSIGIMSARIGFQVTVHMSADAREWKKAKLRSHGVIVVEYEQDYGVAVEQGRKAAESDPNCFFIDDENSRTLFLGYAVAGERLKAQFAAQGRVVDAEHPLYVYLPCGVGGGPGGVAFGLKLAFGDNVHCFFAEPTHSPCMLLGVYTGLHDAIAVQDLGIDNVTAADGLAVGRASGFVGRAMERLLDGFYTLSDQSMYDMLGWLAQEEGIRLEPSALAGMAGPLRVPVASANATHLVWATGGGMVPEDEMAKYLAKGKK; this is translated from the coding sequence ATGGAAAACGCAACTATCAGCACCTTAACCGCACAGTTCCCTCTGATTGAGGATCTGATTGCCCTGAAAGAGACCACCTGGCTAAACCCGCGCACCACCTCGCTTGTTGAAGGGTTGCCGTATGTCGGGCTGAGCAAAGCCGATGTGGACGACGCGCATGCACGCCTTAACCGCTTTGCGCCGTATCTGGCAAAAGCGTTCCCCGAAACGGCGGCCACACAGGGGATTATCGAGTCCGAACTGGTGGCTATCCCGGCAATGCAGAAAAGGCTGGAGAACGAATCAGGGGTGGCCATTCCCGGCACGCTGCTGCTGAAAAAAGACAGTCATCTGCCTATCTCTGGCTCCATCAAAGCGCGCGGGGGCATCTATGAAGTGCTGACTCACGCCGAAAAACTGGCGCTGGAAGCAGGGTTGCTGAGCGTCGAAGACGATTACAGCATCCTGCTGGAGCCGCGTTTTAAAACGTTCTTCAGCCAGTACAGTATCGCGGTGGGATCCACCGGCAACCTCGGGATGTCCATTGGCATCATGAGCGCGCGCATCGGCTTTCAGGTTACGGTGCACATGTCTGCCGATGCCCGTGAGTGGAAAAAAGCCAAACTGCGCAGCCACGGTGTGATCGTAGTGGAATATGAGCAGGATTACGGCGTGGCGGTGGAGCAAGGACGTAAGGCCGCGGAGAGCGATCCGAACTGTTTCTTTATCGACGATGAGAACTCCCGCACGCTGTTCCTCGGCTATGCGGTGGCAGGCGAGCGGCTAAAAGCGCAGTTTGCCGCACAGGGTCGCGTGGTGGATGCGGAACATCCGCTGTACGTCTATTTGCCTTGTGGCGTCGGTGGCGGTCCTGGCGGCGTGGCGTTTGGCCTGAAGCTGGCCTTTGGCGATAACGTACACTGTTTCTTCGCCGAGCCGACGCACTCCCCGTGCATGCTGCTGGGGGTCTACACCGGACTGCATGATGCCATCGCCGTGCAGGATCTGGGTATCGACAACGTGACGGCCGCCGACGGGCTGGCGGTTGGACGCGCGTCTGGCTTTGTGGGCCGGGCGATGGAGCGGCTCCTTGACGGGTTCTATACCCTTTCCGATCAAAGCATGTACGACATGCTCGGCTGGCTGGCGCAGGAAGAAGGCATTCGCCTTGAGCCGTCGGCGCTGGCGGGCATGGCCGGGCCGCTGCGTGTTCCT
- the dsdX gene encoding D-serine transporter DsdX, whose product MGAQVWVVATLLISIALIVLTIVKLKFHPFLALLLASFFVGAMMGMRPLDMVNAIESGIGGTLGFLAAVIGLGTILGKMMEVSGAAERIGIALQRCRWLSADVIMVLVGLICGITLFVEVGVVLLIPLAFSIAKKTHTSLLKLAIPLCTALMAVHCVVPPHPAALFVTNKLGADVGTVIVYGLMVGLLASLVGGPLFLKLLGDRLPFKAVPAEFSDLNVREEHTLPSLGATLFTVLLPIGLMLVKTLAELNMAREGTLYTLLEFIGNPITAMFIAVFVAYYLLGLRQHMGMGTMLTHTEHGFGAIANILLIIGAGGAFNAILKTSGLADTLAHILSNLNMHPILLAWLVALVLHAAVGSATVAMMGATAIVAPMLPLYPNVSPEIITIAIGSGAIGCTIVTDSLFWLVKQYCGASLNETLKYYTTATFIASVLALGSTFLLSFII is encoded by the coding sequence ATGGGTGCTCAGGTCTGGGTTGTGGCGACGCTGCTCATCAGCATCGCGTTAATCGTATTAACTATCGTAAAACTGAAGTTTCACCCGTTCCTGGCGCTGCTGCTGGCGAGCTTTTTTGTCGGTGCCATGATGGGAATGCGCCCGCTGGACATGGTGAATGCCATTGAAAGCGGTATTGGCGGCACGCTCGGCTTCCTGGCGGCGGTGATCGGGCTTGGCACCATCCTCGGCAAAATGATGGAGGTGTCCGGTGCGGCAGAACGCATTGGGATAGCGCTTCAGCGTTGCCGCTGGCTGTCAGCCGATGTCATCATGGTACTGGTGGGGCTTATCTGCGGCATTACGCTGTTTGTTGAAGTCGGCGTCGTCCTGCTGATCCCGCTGGCCTTCTCCATCGCCAAAAAGACCCATACCTCGCTGCTGAAGCTGGCCATTCCCCTCTGTACCGCGCTGATGGCGGTGCACTGCGTGGTTCCGCCGCACCCGGCTGCCCTGTTTGTCACGAATAAGCTGGGGGCGGACGTGGGGACGGTTATCGTCTACGGTCTGATGGTTGGCCTGCTGGCCTCGTTGGTTGGCGGCCCGCTGTTCCTGAAATTGCTGGGCGATCGCCTGCCCTTCAAAGCCGTCCCGGCTGAATTTTCTGACCTCAATGTTCGTGAAGAACATACGCTGCCCTCGCTGGGAGCCACGCTGTTTACCGTGCTGCTGCCCATCGGCCTGATGCTGGTGAAGACCCTCGCCGAGCTGAATATGGCAAGAGAAGGCACGCTGTATACGCTGCTGGAATTTATCGGTAACCCGATCACCGCCATGTTCATCGCCGTGTTCGTCGCCTATTACCTGCTGGGGCTGCGCCAGCATATGGGGATGGGTACGATGCTGACCCATACCGAGCATGGCTTTGGCGCCATCGCCAACATTCTGTTGATTATCGGCGCGGGCGGCGCGTTTAACGCCATCCTCAAAACCAGCGGCCTGGCCGATACCCTGGCGCACATTCTGTCGAACCTGAATATGCACCCGATCCTGCTCGCGTGGCTGGTGGCGCTGGTTCTGCACGCGGCGGTGGGGTCGGCCACGGTGGCGATGATGGGCGCAACTGCCATCGTCGCACCCATGCTGCCGCTCTATCCTAACGTCAGTCCGGAGATCATCACCATTGCCATCGGTTCCGGTGCCATTGGCTGCACGATCGTGACCGATTCCCTCTTCTGGCTGGTGAAGCAGTACTGCGGTGCCAGCCTGAACGAGACCCTGAAGTACTATACGACGGCGACGTTTATCGCCTCGGTACTTGCACTTGGCAGCACATTCCTGCTTTCTTTCATTATCTGA
- the dsdC gene encoding DNA-binding transcriptional regulator DsdC translates to MNDANEGRNRLLNGWQLSKMYTFEVAARHESFALAAEELSLSPSAVSHRINLLEEELGIALFVRSHRKVELTQEGKRVYWTLKSSLDTLNQEILDIKNQALSGTLTVYSRPSIAQCWLVPMLVDFTRRYPAISLTILTGNENVNMQRTGIDLALYFDDTPPANLTHHFLMDEAILPVCSPAYAREHDLLKNPAHLSHCTLLHDRQAWSNDSGTDEWLSWAAHFAVNMPSSSGIGFDRSDLAIVAAMNHVGVAMGRKRLVQKRLERGELIAPFGEKTLKCHQHYYMSTLPGRQWPKIDAFISWLRELAG, encoded by the coding sequence ATGAATGACGCAAATGAAGGTCGAAACCGGCTGTTAAACGGCTGGCAACTGTCAAAAATGTATACGTTTGAAGTGGCCGCCCGCCACGAGTCCTTCGCGCTGGCGGCGGAGGAGCTGTCGCTCAGCCCCAGTGCGGTGAGCCACCGTATCAACCTGCTGGAAGAGGAGTTAGGGATAGCGCTGTTTGTCCGCTCCCACCGTAAAGTGGAGCTGACGCAGGAGGGTAAACGCGTCTACTGGACGCTGAAATCGTCGCTGGATACGTTGAACCAGGAGATCCTGGATATCAAGAACCAGGCGCTGTCCGGTACGTTGACGGTTTACTCTCGCCCGTCGATTGCCCAGTGCTGGCTGGTGCCTATGCTCGTAGATTTCACCCGGCGTTATCCCGCGATCTCGCTGACCATCCTGACCGGCAATGAAAACGTCAATATGCAGCGAACCGGTATCGATCTGGCGCTCTATTTCGACGATACGCCGCCAGCCAATTTGACGCATCACTTCCTGATGGACGAGGCGATTTTACCCGTCTGCTCGCCGGCGTATGCCCGGGAACATGACCTGCTGAAAAATCCCGCCCACCTCAGCCACTGTACGCTCCTGCACGATCGCCAGGCCTGGAGCAACGATTCCGGTACCGACGAATGGCTCAGCTGGGCGGCACATTTTGCAGTGAACATGCCATCATCATCGGGCATTGGCTTCGATCGTTCTGATTTAGCGATTGTCGCGGCAATGAACCATGTCGGGGTCGCGATGGGGCGAAAACGGCTGGTACAAAAGCGGCTCGAACGCGGTGAGTTGATTGCACCGTTTGGGGAGAAAACGCTTAAATGCCATCAGCATTACTACATGTCGACCCTGCCAGGACGACAGTGGCCGAAAATAGATGCCTTTATTAGCTGGCTGAGAGAACTGGCTGGCTGA
- a CDS encoding cellulase family glycosylhydrolase has translation MLKPLIATALLFSSGWVIAAEPPLTAALYAQKLGVGMDVDWARTERGIREFDPLVVRDFRAKGISHVRIRVADEPTEARLIHLRKLVEACEQYGVIPIIAYQADEYKNDPKAETEKEVINWWIAVAHYFGQSYPLLGFDLIYEPADKLNHNAASLNRVYEKTVKDIHAIDANRMIFIAPHLRAAPEDLSSLKLPAHSQNYLLAEWHIFPWGPLKSNGKYPWTSGTVAEKAAIHNRIATALHWQQKTGHVSWVGGWGVGESNHFTPTASQMAFASFMACELQKAKVPYAINADIQFYDGEEGAWRPAPEPLLQAMIAPVCEKPGEKPGHHAVKPAARDGEHATPAAASTVKSAAPSASSATPD, from the coding sequence GTGTTAAAGCCTTTGATTGCCACTGCGTTACTGTTCTCTTCCGGCTGGGTGATTGCCGCTGAGCCACCGCTGACGGCTGCGCTTTATGCGCAAAAGCTGGGCGTGGGGATGGACGTAGACTGGGCGCGCACCGAGCGCGGCATTCGGGAGTTCGATCCGCTGGTGGTTCGCGATTTTCGTGCGAAGGGTATCAGCCATGTGCGTATCCGCGTGGCCGATGAACCGACGGAGGCGCGGCTGATTCATCTGCGTAAGCTGGTGGAAGCCTGCGAGCAATACGGGGTGATCCCGATTATCGCTTATCAGGCCGATGAATATAAAAACGACCCGAAAGCCGAGACGGAAAAAGAGGTGATTAACTGGTGGATTGCCGTGGCGCACTACTTCGGCCAAAGCTATCCCCTGCTGGGTTTTGACCTGATTTATGAACCGGCGGACAAGCTCAACCATAACGCCGCGTCGCTTAACCGGGTTTACGAGAAAACCGTCAAAGACATTCATGCAATTGATGCTAATCGCATGATCTTCATCGCGCCACATCTGCGGGCTGCGCCAGAGGATCTCTCCAGCCTGAAACTCCCGGCGCACAGCCAAAATTATCTGCTGGCGGAGTGGCACATTTTCCCGTGGGGTCCGCTAAAGAGTAACGGTAAATATCCGTGGACGTCCGGGACGGTGGCGGAGAAAGCGGCTATCCATAATCGTATTGCGACCGCGCTGCACTGGCAGCAAAAAACCGGTCACGTCAGCTGGGTGGGCGGCTGGGGCGTGGGTGAATCAAATCACTTCACCCCAACCGCATCGCAAATGGCGTTTGCCTCGTTTATGGCCTGCGAACTGCAAAAGGCCAAAGTTCCCTACGCTATCAACGCGGATATTCAGTTTTACGACGGGGAAGAGGGCGCCTGGCGTCCAGCGCCAGAGCCGCTGCTGCAGGCCATGATCGCGCCTGTTTGTGAAAAGCCCGGCGAGAAGCCGGGCCATCATGCGGTTAAACCGGCTGCTCGTGATGGGGAACACGCGACGCCAGCGGCAGCCAGCACAGTAAAATCAGCAGCCCCATCAGCGTCATCAGCAACCCCAGACTAG
- the emrD gene encoding multidrug efflux MFS transporter EmrD produces MKKHRNVNLLLMLVLLVAVGQMAQTIYIPAIADMAKELNVREGAVQSVMAAYLLTYGVSQLFYGPLSDRVGRRPVILVGMSIFMVATVIAITTHNLTILIAASALQGVGTGVGGVMARTLPRDLYQGTQLRHANSLLNMGILVSPLLAPLIGGLLDTMWSWRACYAFLLVLCVIVTFSMARWMPETRPTDAPRTRLITSYKTLFGNGAFTCYLLMLVGGLAGIAVFEACSGVLLGAGLGLSSMVVSILFILPIPAAFFGAWFAGRQNKRFSTLMWQSVISCLLAGLMMWIPGLFGVMTVWTLLIPAALFFFGAGMLFPLATSGAMEPFPFLAGTAGALVGGLQNIGSGALAWLSAMMPQTGQASLGLLMTLMGLLILLCWLPLASRVPHHEQPV; encoded by the coding sequence ATGAAAAAACACAGGAACGTTAACTTATTGTTGATGCTGGTGTTACTGGTGGCCGTCGGTCAGATGGCGCAAACCATCTACATTCCAGCGATCGCCGATATGGCAAAGGAACTTAACGTCCGCGAGGGCGCAGTACAGAGCGTAATGGCAGCTTATCTGCTGACCTATGGCGTTTCGCAGCTGTTCTATGGACCGCTGTCTGACCGCGTCGGGCGTCGCCCGGTGATTCTGGTGGGTATGTCCATTTTCATGGTGGCGACGGTGATTGCCATTACCACCCATAACCTGACCATATTGATTGCCGCCAGCGCCCTGCAGGGTGTCGGCACCGGCGTCGGAGGGGTGATGGCGCGAACCCTGCCACGCGATCTCTATCAGGGCACCCAGCTCCGCCATGCCAACAGTTTGTTAAATATGGGGATTCTGGTGAGCCCTCTGCTGGCGCCGCTGATTGGTGGCCTGCTCGATACGATGTGGTCCTGGCGTGCCTGCTACGCTTTCCTGCTGGTGCTGTGCGTAATTGTGACCTTCAGCATGGCGCGGTGGATGCCGGAAACCCGGCCAACGGACGCGCCACGCACCCGCCTTATCACCAGCTATAAAACGCTGTTCGGCAACGGCGCGTTTACCTGTTATCTGCTGATGCTGGTTGGTGGCCTGGCGGGTATTGCCGTGTTTGAAGCCTGCTCCGGCGTGCTGCTGGGTGCCGGGCTTGGCCTGAGCAGCATGGTGGTCAGTATCCTGTTTATTCTGCCCATCCCGGCCGCGTTCTTTGGTGCCTGGTTTGCCGGCCGTCAGAACAAGCGTTTCTCAACGCTGATGTGGCAGTCGGTGATCAGCTGCCTGCTGGCAGGTCTGATGATGTGGATCCCGGGACTGTTTGGCGTGATGACCGTCTGGACGCTGCTGATCCCGGCGGCGCTGTTCTTCTTCGGCGCGGGGATGCTGTTCCCGCTCGCCACCAGCGGCGCAATGGAGCCGTTCCCGTTCCTCGCAGGCACGGCGGGCGCACTGGTGGGGGGACTGCAGAACATCGGTTCCGGCGCGCTGGCCTGGCTCTCGGCGATGATGCCGCAAACTGGCCAGGCTAGTCTGGGGTTGCTGATGACGCTGATGGGGCTGCTGATTTTACTGTGCTGGCTGCCGCTGGCGTCGCGTGTTCCCCATCACGAGCAGCCGGTTTAA
- a CDS encoding EamA family transporter, producing MTITVFCILLFAALLHASWNAIVKAGTDKLYSAISVSGSAAFIALVLLPFSPQPSAASWPFLGVSCALQVVYTVLVAKTYQVSDMSQTYPLMRGTAPLLVALISVLVLGDSLSWLAWSGIAVICLSILAMAMNGRMTSRKGVWLALLNACFIAGYTLVDGTGVRLSDTALGYTLWTFFMNGFCLLFWAMMARRREASRYLRTHWKKGLLGGIGTMGSYGLALWAMTQAPLAVVAALRETSILFGALIAFVLLKEKVAGLRIAAAVGIAGGAILLRLA from the coding sequence ATGACCATTACCGTCTTCTGCATTTTACTGTTCGCCGCGCTGCTGCATGCCAGCTGGAACGCCATTGTTAAAGCCGGTACAGACAAGCTCTATTCAGCAATCAGCGTTAGCGGTTCCGCCGCGTTTATCGCCCTGGTATTACTGCCCTTCTCCCCACAGCCGTCTGCTGCCAGCTGGCCGTTTTTAGGGGTCTCCTGCGCGCTGCAGGTGGTGTACACGGTGCTGGTTGCAAAGACCTACCAGGTCTCCGATATGAGCCAGACCTATCCGCTGATGCGCGGTACGGCACCGCTGCTGGTGGCATTGATAAGCGTGCTGGTGCTGGGAGATAGCCTGTCATGGCTCGCGTGGTCCGGCATCGCCGTGATCTGCCTGTCGATTCTGGCTATGGCCATGAACGGCCGCATGACGTCGCGTAAGGGGGTCTGGCTTGCACTGCTCAATGCCTGTTTTATCGCCGGGTATACGCTGGTCGACGGCACCGGCGTGCGGTTATCAGACACCGCGCTGGGCTATACGCTGTGGACCTTCTTTATGAATGGCTTCTGTCTGCTCTTCTGGGCGATGATGGCACGCCGACGGGAAGCCTCCAGATACCTGCGTACGCACTGGAAAAAAGGGCTGCTCGGGGGGATCGGCACCATGGGCTCTTACGGGCTGGCGCTCTGGGCGATGACCCAGGCTCCGCTGGCCGTGGTCGCCGCCCTGCGTGAAACATCCATCCTCTTCGGGGCGCTGATCGCATTTGTGCTGTTAAAAGAGAAGGTTGCGGGCCTGCGTATCGCGGCCGCAGTGGGAATTGCGGGCGGGGCGATCCTGCTGCGCCTGGCATAA
- a CDS encoding GNAT family N-acetyltransferase has product MSRLLIEPVTPEEPSYIALKAESIASNFNMLRRLEENWQRGENRFNAPGEKLLGAFLNGKLVGVCGLNRDPFSQQPRAGRIRHLYVSEKCRGLGIGKQLLTVVMADASIWFDFLNTHAPDAAYGFYHQAGFTLVSDEPRVTHRLFCAV; this is encoded by the coding sequence ATGTCGCGTCTGTTAATTGAGCCTGTCACGCCAGAAGAACCAAGCTATATCGCCTTAAAGGCCGAAAGTATCGCATCGAATTTCAACATGCTGCGCCGGCTGGAAGAGAACTGGCAGCGCGGTGAAAACCGTTTTAACGCACCGGGCGAAAAGCTGCTGGGCGCCTTTTTGAACGGCAAGCTGGTGGGCGTATGCGGTCTTAACCGCGATCCCTTCAGCCAGCAACCGCGCGCCGGCCGCATTCGTCATCTCTACGTCAGCGAGAAGTGCCGCGGGCTGGGCATTGGTAAGCAGCTTCTGACCGTGGTAATGGCCGATGCCAGCATCTGGTTTGATTTTCTCAATACCCACGCGCCGGACGCTGCATACGGGTTTTATCATCAGGCGGGCTTTACGCTGGTCTCGGATGAACCACGGGTCACACACCGTCTGTTTTGCGCGGTGTGA
- the tisB gene encoding type I toxin-antitoxin system toxin TisB — protein sequence MSVVDMVILILKLIVAVLQLLDAVLKYLR from the coding sequence ATGAGCGTAGTGGATATGGTGATACTTATCCTCAAACTCATTGTTGCTGTACTGCAACTACTTGATGCTGTCCTGAAATACCTTCGGTGA
- the ivbL gene encoding ilvB operon leader peptide IvbL — MTASMFTSTLLATAQPAAVVVVRVVVVVGNAP, encoded by the coding sequence ATGACAGCATCCATGTTCACCTCGACCCTACTAGCAACTGCGCAACCAGCCGCAGTGGTCGTCGTGCGTGTGGTGGTGGTCGTCGGCAATGCGCCGTAG
- the ilvB gene encoding acetolactate synthase large subunit, giving the protein MASSGTTSTKTRFTGAQLIVHLLERQGITTVAGIPGGTVLPLYDALSQSTQIRHVLARHEQGAGFIAQGMARTQGKPAVCMACSGPGATNLVTAIADARLDSIPLICITGQVPSSMIGTDAFQEVDTYGISIPITKHNYLVRDIAELPQVISDAFRIAQSGRPGPVWIDIPKDVQTAEIEIDVLPEPGERAPAPQFSAESVQAAAAMINAARRPVLYLGGGAINASDAVRQLAEKASLPTTMTLMALGMLPKAHPLSLGMLGMHGARSTNYILQEADLLIVLGARFDDRAIGKTEQFCPNAKIIHVDIDRAELGKIKQPHVAIQGDVAEVLAQLIPQTDASDRADWRQLVADLQKEFPGAIPTEGDPLSHYGLINAVAACVDDSAIITTDVGQHQMWTAQAYPLNRPRQWLTSGGLGTMGFGLPAAVGAALANPDRKVICFSGDGSLMMNIQEMATAAENQLDVKIILMNNQALGLVHQQQSLFYTQGVFAATYPGTINFMQIAAGFGLHTCDLNAEADPHAALQAAISHPGPALIHVRIDPEQKVYPMVPPGAANTEMVGE; this is encoded by the coding sequence ATGGCAAGTTCGGGCACAACATCCACCAAAACGCGTTTCACGGGCGCGCAGTTAATCGTTCATTTGCTGGAACGACAGGGCATCACCACGGTTGCGGGGATCCCGGGCGGCACGGTGCTGCCGCTGTATGATGCGTTAAGCCAAAGCACGCAGATTCGTCACGTTCTGGCGCGTCACGAGCAGGGCGCGGGTTTCATCGCTCAGGGTATGGCGCGTACGCAGGGCAAACCCGCGGTCTGTATGGCCTGCAGTGGCCCGGGTGCGACTAACCTGGTCACCGCTATCGCCGACGCGCGCCTGGACTCAATTCCACTGATCTGCATCACCGGCCAGGTGCCGTCCTCCATGATCGGTACCGATGCGTTTCAGGAAGTGGATACCTACGGCATCTCTATCCCCATCACTAAACATAACTATTTAGTTCGCGATATCGCCGAGCTTCCTCAGGTTATCAGCGATGCGTTCCGTATTGCGCAATCCGGCCGTCCCGGCCCGGTGTGGATAGACATTCCTAAGGATGTTCAGACCGCAGAGATCGAGATTGACGTGCTGCCGGAGCCGGGTGAACGTGCGCCAGCGCCGCAGTTCAGCGCAGAGAGCGTGCAGGCTGCAGCGGCGATGATTAACGCCGCCAGACGCCCGGTGCTTTATCTGGGTGGCGGGGCGATTAATGCCTCCGACGCGGTACGCCAGCTCGCAGAGAAAGCCAGCCTGCCCACCACCATGACCCTGATGGCGCTGGGTATGTTGCCAAAAGCGCACCCGCTGTCGCTGGGTATGCTGGGGATGCACGGCGCGCGCAGCACGAACTACATTCTGCAAGAAGCGGATTTGCTGATTGTTCTGGGTGCACGTTTTGATGACCGGGCGATTGGCAAGACCGAGCAGTTCTGCCCGAACGCCAAAATCATTCATGTGGATATCGACCGTGCCGAGCTGGGTAAAATCAAGCAGCCGCATGTGGCGATTCAGGGTGATGTTGCCGAGGTGCTGGCGCAGTTGATTCCGCAAACGGACGCTTCCGATCGCGCCGACTGGCGTCAGCTGGTTGCCGATCTGCAAAAAGAGTTCCCGGGCGCTATCCCAACCGAGGGGGACCCGCTGAGCCATTACGGACTGATTAACGCCGTGGCCGCCTGCGTTGATGACAGCGCGATTATCACCACCGACGTGGGCCAGCACCAGATGTGGACCGCCCAGGCCTACCCGTTGAACCGTCCGCGTCAGTGGCTGACCTCGGGTGGGCTGGGGACCATGGGCTTTGGCCTGCCGGCGGCAGTGGGCGCGGCGCTGGCCAATCCCGATCGCAAGGTGATCTGCTTCTCCGGTGACGGTAGCCTGATGATGAACATTCAGGAAATGGCGACGGCAGCCGAAAACCAGTTAGACGTGAAAATCATCCTGATGAACAACCAGGCGCTGGGGCTGGTGCACCAGCAGCAGAGTCTGTTCTATACGCAGGGCGTGTTTGCCGCGACCTATCCAGGAACGATTAACTTTATGCAGATTGCCGCCGGTTTTGGCCTGCATACCTGCGATTTGAACGCCGAAGCGGACCCTCATGCGGCGCTGCAGGCGGCGATTTCTCATCCTGGCCCGGCGCTGATCCACGTGCGTATCGATCCTGAACAAAAAGTGTACCCGATGGTGCCGCCAGGTGCGGCAAATACAGAGATGGTGGGGGAATAA
- the ilvN gene encoding acetolactate synthase small subunit: MQKQHDNVILELTVRNHPGVMTHVCGLFARRAFNVEGILCLPIQGSEHSRIWLLVNDDQRLEQMIAQIDKLEDVEKVVRNQSDPTMFNKIAVFFE, translated from the coding sequence ATGCAGAAACAACATGATAACGTCATTCTGGAACTCACCGTCCGCAACCACCCTGGCGTGATGACGCACGTCTGTGGGCTCTTTGCCCGCCGCGCGTTTAACGTGGAAGGTATCCTCTGTCTGCCCATTCAGGGCAGCGAGCACAGCCGCATCTGGCTACTGGTGAATGACGATCAGCGTCTGGAGCAGATGATTGCGCAGATCGACAAGCTGGAAGATGTCGAGAAAGTGGTGCGCAACCAGTCCGATCCCACCATGTTTAACAAAATTGCGGTGTTCTTCGAGTAA
- the uhpA gene encoding transcriptional regulator UhpA — protein sequence MTTIALIDDHLIVRSGFAQLLNLEPDFQVVAEFGSGREALAGLPGRGVQVCICDISMPDLSGLELLSQLPKGMAIVMLSVHDSPALVEQALNAGARGFLSKRCSPDELIAAVRTVSTGGCYLTPDIAIKLAAGRQDPLTRRERQVAEKLAQGMSVKEIAMDLGLSPKTVHVHRANLMEKLGVSNDVELARRMFDSWQ from the coding sequence ATGACCACCATCGCCCTTATCGACGACCATCTCATCGTCCGCTCCGGATTTGCCCAGCTGCTGAACCTTGAGCCTGATTTTCAGGTGGTGGCGGAGTTCGGCTCCGGTCGCGAGGCGCTGGCAGGTTTGCCCGGGCGCGGTGTCCAGGTCTGTATCTGCGATATCTCGATGCCGGATCTCTCCGGACTCGAGCTGCTGAGCCAGTTACCGAAAGGGATGGCGATCGTGATGCTCTCGGTCCATGACAGCCCGGCGCTGGTTGAGCAGGCACTGAACGCAGGCGCACGTGGATTTCTTTCCAAGCGCTGCAGCCCGGACGAACTGATCGCTGCCGTGCGCACGGTCTCCACCGGCGGGTGCTACCTGACGCCGGATATCGCCATCAAGCTGGCGGCAGGGCGACAGGACCCACTCACCCGACGCGAACGTCAGGTGGCAGAAAAACTGGCGCAGGGGATGTCGGTGAAAGAGATTGCCATGGACCTGGGGCTGTCGCCAAAAACCGTTCACGTTCACCGCGCTAACCTGATGGAAAAACTCGGCGTCAGTAATGACGTTGAACTGGCGCGCCGCATGTTCGACAGCTGGCAATGA